In Haliscomenobacter hydrossis DSM 1100, the DNA window TGAGGAGTTGCTACCTCAGGCCGACTCAAATTTTTCATCCCATGAACTACAAAACCACACTTCACATTCTTGTGCTTTGTGTATTTTTTCCAATTCTCGGATTTGCACAAACATCATCCACTGGCAAACGTATCTACGTCGCTGCCGCTGCCACTGCTGGGTCAGAGGCAGATGGCCAAAGTTGGAATACTGCATTTACGGATTTGCAACTGGCATTAAGGAATACCCAAAAAGGAGATTCAATTTGGATTGCCAAAGGGAAATATTTTCCTACATTAAGTAGTGATAGAAATATATCATTTAGTATACCTGTTGGTGTGAAAATTTTCGGAGGATTTACAGGAATAGAACATTCAATAAATGATCGAAATTGGGATTTACATCAGACAATATTTTCCGGAGAAATTAGTAGCACAAAAAAAGCTTTACATGTTGTCACATTAACTAATCCAGATTCCTCAAATATTATTGATGGAATTATAATAGAGCATGGAGCAGCTTATAGAGATCAATCCAATTCAAATGCATTACAGAGAGGAGGAGGTCTTTTGATTGTCATGAATGATCAGCAAAAAAAAGGAGGGTCAATCATAAGAAACTGTATTTTTAAGAATAATATCGCTTTATCAGGGGGTGCTATAGCTATTGAAGAAAATTCAAATGGAGGTCATTGGAAAATTCAAAACTGTATATTTCAAAAAAATGCCGCAGGAACCTCAGGAGGTGCGATTTTTTGTTCTTCAAATAATATGGCTTCAATATTAGAAATTGATAAAAGCCAATTCAACTTAAACGAATCTGGAAATTTTGGCTCTGCTATATCCCATAATTTTCTCGGTAATTTAACAATAAAAAAATCAGGCTTCGACAGAAATGAGACTCTGGGGGTCGGGGAGGTTAGATTCGATAATGTTGGTGGTGACTTTTTGCTTGAGGATTGTACATTTTCAGGAGAAAAAATGGTTGGAGGGAGTGCTATTGATATTGTTTTATATGGTAAAATAGCGCCAAATCAAACAGACTCGATCTCTATTATTGTCAGGCGTACTAAATTTTCAAATGTTGGTAGTGGTGACGGTGGAGCTATTTCTATTTCACAAGAAGGAGAAAATGTAAAAACAGAAATTATTATAGAAGACTGTGATATTGAGGAGTCTATTAGTGATTTGGGAAGAAATGCCATCAATATTGAAAACAGAGTTTCCTCAAGTCAAGTGCATTTTTCTATCAAGCATTGTCAGTTTTTTGAAAATAAAATCCCACGAAGGGTATTCGGATCAGTTAACTTGACAAATTATGCTGATATAGGTTATGCATTAGAGGGCATCATAAATAATTGTGTTTTTTACAAAAATGCCCAAGCAATTAATATCAATCAATATAAAAACGGCAAAACCAAACTACTAGTCCTAAACTCTACATTTTTCAACAATAGTCAAAGCGACATACTCAATAACCGAAGAGAACCAGATTCCCAAATCGAAGTTACCCTCCAAAACTCCATCTTCTACGAAAAACCTGGACCACTAAGCGCCATCCTCCAAAACACCAATTCAAGCGATCTCAAAGGTTTTACGTTCAACCACTGCCTATTCAGCGCTCCAGCTTGCAAAACCACCACGGATACCCTCGGTTGTGGCATGGGCAATATTTTTGGCCAATATCCCAAATTTGTAGACAGCAGTACAGTACAAGGCCTAAAGTTGGCTCCCGGTTCCGTAGCCATCAATGCCGGGCGTTGGGATCCCGGCTTATCCGCATTGGATGTATTGGGGCAGCCCCGCGTGCAAGACTGTAAGGTAGACCTCGGTGCCTACGAAAGCCCGAGCGTATTGAACCCTGCTGATACCCTGGTTACCAAAGCCCAAATCCGCAGTACGCCAGTCAATTTGGCGCTGGGGGAGATTGGCATCCAGCAAATCAGTGGTGGTTTTCCACCTTATCAGCTGCGCTGGGAAAATGGTGACAGCACACGCGTTCGCAGTGGTTTGCCTGCTGGGCAATACCAACTGACCATCACTGACCAGCAAGGTTGTTTCAAAATCTATCGCTATACGGTGCCTTTTACCACGGCTACGCGGGATGTTCCCCACGCACAAGGTCAACTGAGCCTCGTTCCCAATCCCCTTATGGCTGGCCAACAACTCAGCCTACGTTACCGCGATTTTTTACCAGGAAAATGGCACTTGCAAGTGTTGGATTTGACGGGTAAAGTGGTTTTACAACGAAGCCTCGTGTTGCAAACAAAAGGAGAAACTTCCCTGCCAACCACTCAACTTCCCGCAGGCATGTACCTGCTTACTTTGCAGCGCAATGAGGCTTTTTTGAGTGCAAAAATGATGGTAATTGATCGTCAGTGATGATGATTAAGCCAGGGTCCTAGGTATAGCATCTGCAAGGCAATGCGGGAATGGCCTTATTGAAATCCCGATTTTGCGGAAGTGGAGGCGGATGAAGCGAAAAACTGTTTGAGTCCCGACGCAGGAGGGGCGAGTTTTTTTCGCGCCGCCGGAGCTTTTGCAAAATCGTAGGATTTCAATACAGCCTTGATTTTTTTGGTTACTTTTTGCATCAAGCTCACGTTTCGCGCAAAAAATCGGCAGTTTTTAAAAAATATGTAGCTTAGGCTGATGATAGTAGAGCAAGTTGACGATTTACCGATATTAGGTCATCAGTTGAAGGAATTAGGTTTGCCCACGATGCTGGAAGCTTATTTTCCGGATCACGGACATTGGCAAGGACTAAGTGGGGGGCAAGTACTCTTTGGCTGGTTACTGTATATCTTAAGTGAAAGTGACCACCGGTTATGTCATGTTGAGGATTGGGCGGAGTGCCACATACACATTCTATCGGCAATTATGGATAAGCTCGATATACGAAAGGTAGACTTTTGCGATGATCGTCTCGGACGACTTCTTGACCGCTTGAGTGATGACCAAGCATGGGAATCCTTTGAATGTGGGCTAGGTAAGCAAGTCGTTGAGGTTTATCAGGCAACGAACCCTTCCCAGACCAATGCTTCCTCAGTAGTGAGATCGGATTCGTTCAATGTTCCCCAGTTTCGAAAACCTAGTGATTTATTTCGGCATGGATATAGCAAGCAACGCCGAGCCGATCTTCCTTTTTGTAAAGTCATGGTTGGTTATATAGATAGCCTTGGTATTCCTCTAGCTGTTGATATAGTAAAGGGCAGTGGACCAGACTTTGAATATTATCTATCTGTTATCAATCGAATACAGCGAATGCTTAATCGTTCACAGAACTTATACGTCGGTGATTCGCAATTGGGAGCGACGTCAAACAGACTTGCTATACATACATCAGGGAACTATTATCTATGCCCGCTCAGTCAAAAACAAGTACATCCCGAAAAGTTTAATGATTACTTGGACACAGTCCGGAGCGAAGGAATTGAAAATTTACCCAGTATATTTAACAAACAAACCGACACCAGGAAACCTGCCTATTTTTTTGAAGTACAGGAAATTATACCTGATCCAGTTTGTGATATTCATTGGACAGAGCGTCGTTTGCTGGTGTACTCACCGCACTATGCTCAAGGATTAATTCAGTCATTCAAAAACAGGCTTGACGAAGCTGAAGAAAAAATTAGACTCCTCGTGATTAGTAAACCGGGACGGAGAAATCCAGCAACACTACAAGACTTGCATGCGCGTATAGGGACAATTACCGAAAAGTATAAAGTGGAAGGCTGCTTTGATGTTCAATGTGATGAAAACAGAACAACCATTACCGTTCAGCGACATAAGGATCGGCCAGCCCGTATGATAGAAAAAATCTCCCTTGGACTAAGCGTGAGCAGAAAAAACGTGGTCATTGAGGAATTAATCAGAAGGATCGGCTGGCAAATTTATGGGAGCAATGCTCCTGAAAACCTCTTTTCAGCAGCGCAGCTTGTAAAACTTTACCGTGATGAATATGCAATAGAGCATCTATTTGACTATTTTATCAATCGCGATGTTGGGTTATTGCCCATCTATCTTAAAAAAGAGAACAGAGTCAAAGCCTTGATCCGTTTACTGAGCATAGCAATGAAATGCTCAATGCTCATACAGTATAGAGTTCGGTTGACTTTGCAGGAAAACGAAGATACCCTCAATGGAATTTATCCTGGGAACAAAGGAAGACAAACGGACAAACCTACTGCACCAATGCTTTTGAGGGCATTCAAAGGCGTCGCAATTGTATGCACTTTATCCAATGAAACAACATCCTTTCGCATGACGGCATTGAATAGTACACAGTCAACTATCCTTACACTATTGAAGGCCCCTGATGTCTACAGTGGAATTGTTGACCTTTTGAAATCTATTTCAGTTTTGCGCGAAACGTGAGATCAAGGCAAAAAGTGACATGCAATTAAAGGAGAATCACTGCACCCTTTCCAGCCCCTCTCTCGCCTTCTCATAATCCGGTGCCAACTTCAACGCCTGCTCATAATCCGCCTTCGCCTGCTCTTTCTTTCCCATGATCTCCGCCGCTACCCCTCGGTAAAAAAATGCCTGAATGTGCACTGGCGAAGCCTTGATCGCCGCGTCGAACTTTTCGTAAGCCGAAGGAATTGAATCCATGTCCATCAGGAGTAGCCCGGCATTAAAATACCCTTCGGCATACTCCGGATCGATGCGGTTGATTTTGCGGAAAATGGCCAGTGAAGCTTTCAGGTCGCCGATGCTTTGCAAATAATACCCTTGCGCGTGCAGCGCTTCGATGTTTTTGGGATCGATGCGGGTAGCAGTTTGGAAATAACGCTCCGCGATGGAATTACCCAAAGCAGCGTGCAGTTGCCCCAAGTTAATCCAGGCATCTACCAGATCGGGGTCGTTTTCTACGGCAGTTTGAAAGCTGTTGATGGCACGGGCGGTATCGCCGGTCTGTTTGAAGTTCATCCCAAACATAAAAAAGGCCTCGGCGTTTTGCGGGTCAATTTTGAGGACGCGGTCGATGCTGCGCATGGATTCCTCGTGCAGCTTCAAAATCATCTGGAATTCGGCGAGTTTGAGCAGGGTCGGAATGCGCTGCGGGAATCTTGACGCCGCAGTTTCCATGGTTTTTAATGCCTTAAAACTTTTGAAATAATCGAGGTAGGCATCGGCCAGGAGGTGGTAGTAGTCGGCCTTGGTCGAGTCGATGCTGATGGCTTTATTGAGGTCGGCGATGGCTTCATCGAAACCCTCCAGGTTAAAAAACTCCTCGGCACGGGCGTAGTACAACTCGGCGTTGCGGGGGCTTTTTTCGATTTGGGCATTGAGTTTGTCCAGCGCGGCGTTGCCCGATGGCGTGGATGGATCGGCACCCGCCTCTTTTTTCTTACAGCCGACAAAAGCAGT includes these proteins:
- a CDS encoding choice-of-anchor Q domain-containing protein, giving the protein MNYKTTLHILVLCVFFPILGFAQTSSTGKRIYVAAAATAGSEADGQSWNTAFTDLQLALRNTQKGDSIWIAKGKYFPTLSSDRNISFSIPVGVKIFGGFTGIEHSINDRNWDLHQTIFSGEISSTKKALHVVTLTNPDSSNIIDGIIIEHGAAYRDQSNSNALQRGGGLLIVMNDQQKKGGSIIRNCIFKNNIALSGGAIAIEENSNGGHWKIQNCIFQKNAAGTSGGAIFCSSNNMASILEIDKSQFNLNESGNFGSAISHNFLGNLTIKKSGFDRNETLGVGEVRFDNVGGDFLLEDCTFSGEKMVGGSAIDIVLYGKIAPNQTDSISIIVRRTKFSNVGSGDGGAISISQEGENVKTEIIIEDCDIEESISDLGRNAINIENRVSSSQVHFSIKHCQFFENKIPRRVFGSVNLTNYADIGYALEGIINNCVFYKNAQAININQYKNGKTKLLVLNSTFFNNSQSDILNNRREPDSQIEVTLQNSIFYEKPGPLSAILQNTNSSDLKGFTFNHCLFSAPACKTTTDTLGCGMGNIFGQYPKFVDSSTVQGLKLAPGSVAINAGRWDPGLSALDVLGQPRVQDCKVDLGAYESPSVLNPADTLVTKAQIRSTPVNLALGEIGIQQISGGFPPYQLRWENGDSTRVRSGLPAGQYQLTITDQQGCFKIYRYTVPFTTATRDVPHAQGQLSLVPNPLMAGQQLSLRYRDFLPGKWHLQVLDLTGKVVLQRSLVLQTKGETSLPTTQLPAGMYLLTLQRNEAFLSAKMMVIDRQ
- a CDS encoding DUF4277 domain-containing protein yields the protein MIVEQVDDLPILGHQLKELGLPTMLEAYFPDHGHWQGLSGGQVLFGWLLYILSESDHRLCHVEDWAECHIHILSAIMDKLDIRKVDFCDDRLGRLLDRLSDDQAWESFECGLGKQVVEVYQATNPSQTNASSVVRSDSFNVPQFRKPSDLFRHGYSKQRRADLPFCKVMVGYIDSLGIPLAVDIVKGSGPDFEYYLSVINRIQRMLNRSQNLYVGDSQLGATSNRLAIHTSGNYYLCPLSQKQVHPEKFNDYLDTVRSEGIENLPSIFNKQTDTRKPAYFFEVQEIIPDPVCDIHWTERRLLVYSPHYAQGLIQSFKNRLDEAEEKIRLLVISKPGRRNPATLQDLHARIGTITEKYKVEGCFDVQCDENRTTITVQRHKDRPARMIEKISLGLSVSRKNVVIEELIRRIGWQIYGSNAPENLFSAAQLVKLYRDEYAIEHLFDYFINRDVGLLPIYLKKENRVKALIRLLSIAMKCSMLIQYRVRLTLQENEDTLNGIYPGNKGRQTDKPTAPMLLRAFKGVAIVCTLSNETTSFRMTALNSTQSTILTLLKAPDVYSGIVDLLKSISVLRET
- a CDS encoding tetratricopeptide repeat protein, with translation MHNLVQYRHFALIFLLFTAFVGCKKKEAGADPSTPSGNAALDKLNAQIEKSPRNAELYYARAEEFFNLEGFDEAIADLNKAISIDSTKADYYHLLADAYLDYFKSFKALKTMETAASRFPQRIPTLLKLAEFQMILKLHEESMRSIDRVLKIDPQNAEAFFMFGMNFKQTGDTARAINSFQTAVENDPDLVDAWINLGQLHAALGNSIAERYFQTATRIDPKNIEALHAQGYYLQSIGDLKASLAIFRKINRIDPEYAEGYFNAGLLLMDMDSIPSAYEKFDAAIKASPVHIQAFFYRGVAAEIMGKKEQAKADYEQALKLAPDYEKAREGLERVQ